GATGAAACTCGGCTCGGCCGAAAACACGGTTGTTCCCATCGTCATTCCGGACGCCCGGAGGGCGATCCGGAATCCAGCCTGCGCCATGCGGCCGGACTGATCACCTGCTTCTTCATCTCGGCCTTCGTTTCGGCCTTCACCTTCTTCCATTCACTCTTGAGCTTCTGCCAGAACGAAGCCTGCGGCGCCTTCGTGCATTCGTCGATGATCATCGGGGTCATTTTCTCGGTCCCCTCGATGTCGATCACCGACGCCTCAGGCTTGCCGCCTTTCGCATACGCGGTCGCCCAGTAGACGACCTTCGGCTTGAACTGATCGTCGACCGCCAGGAAATCGGCGCAAGTCCACTGCGCAACGGGCTTCTTCACTTCAGCGGCTGACACAGTCGTTGCCACAGCGGCGATGAAGAGGTATCCATAGATTCTTCAGGTTCATGATGTGATTCCCCCCGGTTGAGAAAGACTTTGCGGCAAAGGCGCCTCCGCATCGATGATTACTTGGGGAACAGTAACTGCACCTGAAAGCGAAGCTGCCACGAGGCTCCGTCGTCCGGTCG
This Betaproteobacteria bacterium DNA region includes the following protein-coding sequences:
- the hdeA gene encoding acid-activated periplasmic chaperone HdeA translates to MYGYLFIAAVATTVSAAEVKKPVAQWTCADFLAVDDQFKPKVVYWATAYAKGGKPEASVIDIEGTEKMTPMIIDECTKAPQASFWQKLKSEWKKVKAETKAEMKKQVISPAAWRRLDSGSPSGRPE